A single window of Sphingobacteriales bacterium DNA harbors:
- a CDS encoding HAMP domain-containing histidine kinase, whose protein sequence is MKNSVIRNIIILAFISLGGIIITQIFWVKKNFDYKNEKFSNNTIISTRNVINKIAVQSKIEDVFFKIDQPTENNFTIIFSKPIPLSNFERAIYKEYKINNIRTNIDYTIKDFNNLQIKRGQIDMTQKEFKPINYQFGSIVQYINITLDKNTSILLDDDIKLLIFFSFVLIVVLGFFSYTILIILRQKQLTQIKTDFVNNMTHEFKTPIATIGLSSSVLMKDDIINHPRKLKHYASIINEENERLKSQVERVLQVSQIESNKISLSISIINLHELIIEICKNFEPRIIDLNGKLEVVLNANNYFIKGDEIHIKNIVFNLLDNAVKYSKQEPIISVKTSNQKEFVIIDVEDNGKGISKENQKKIFEKFHRLSSGNLHDVKGFGLGLFYVKNMMKQHKGFVTLRSEANIGSTFRLWFPFYKNN, encoded by the coding sequence ATGAAAAATAGTGTCATTAGAAATATCATCATTTTGGCTTTTATTTCATTAGGTGGAATTATTATTACTCAAATATTTTGGGTAAAAAAGAATTTTGATTATAAAAACGAAAAATTTAGCAATAATACAATCATCTCAACAAGAAATGTAATTAATAAGATTGCCGTTCAAAGTAAAATCGAAGATGTTTTCTTTAAAATTGACCAACCTACTGAAAATAATTTCACTATTATTTTCAGCAAACCTATTCCACTCAGCAATTTTGAGAGAGCAATATACAAAGAGTATAAAATAAATAATATTAGAACAAATATTGATTATACAATTAAAGACTTCAATAATTTACAAATTAAGCGAGGACAGATTGATATGACTCAGAAAGAATTCAAGCCAATCAATTATCAATTTGGTAGTATTGTACAATATATCAACATTACACTAGACAAAAACACCAGCATTTTATTAGATGATGACATTAAACTACTAATTTTCTTTTCATTTGTATTAATTGTAGTTCTTGGATTTTTTAGTTATACTATCTTAATAATATTAAGACAAAAACAACTCACGCAAATCAAAACAGATTTTGTAAATAACATGACACACGAATTTAAAACACCTATTGCAACAATTGGATTATCTAGTAGCGTATTAATGAAAGATGACATCATCAACCATCCAAGAAAACTAAAACACTACGCATCAATTATAAATGAAGAAAACGAAAGATTAAAAAGCCAAGTTGAAAGAGTACTTCAAGTTTCGCAAATAGAATCCAACAAGATCAGCTTAAGTATAAGTATCATAAATTTACATGAACTAATCATTGAAATATGTAAAAACTTTGAACCAAGAATTATTGACCTAAATGGAAAGCTAGAAGTAGTTTTAAATGCAAATAATTATTTCATAAAAGGCGATGAAATACACATTAAAAATATTGTATTCAATCTATTAGACAATGCAGTGAAATACAGCAAACAAGAGCCAATTATTAGTGTAAAAACAAGCAATCAGAAAGAATTTGTAATTATTGATGTAGAAGACAATGGAAAAGGCATTAGCAAAGAAAATCAAAAGAAAATATTTGAGAAATTTCATCGTTTAAGTAGTGGAAACCTACATGATGTAAAAGGCTTTGGATTAGGGTTATTTTATGTTAAAAACATGATGAAACAACATAAAGGTTTTGTAACTTTAAGAAGTGAAGCGAATATAGGTTCTACATTTAGACTTTGGTTTCCATTCTATAAAAACAACTAA
- the mgtE gene encoding magnesium transporter — protein MFQEANILLNNKNWFKLRTELVATHPSQIAEFIETLEPEQQVIVFRILPVKIAARTFEHIELETQQSLLKSLGQVKMADILNNMSPDDRTQLLEELPSHILKKTLNLLSDEERKVASSLLGYPENSVGRMMTPYYVAIKLDWTVERVLEHIRRYGKRSETVNMLYVVDDKGKLIDDIRIGHVLFADPQTLIADLIDQRFVYVTVTDDIESVITLFKQYDRQALPVLTHDKTLVGIITFDDVMDVEEEENTEDMQKFGGMDSLELPYIETPLLEMVKKRAGWLTLLFLGELLTASAMSHFEEDIAKAVVLALFVPLIISSGGNSGSQAATLIIRSLAIAEITLKDWWYVMRREFLSGLILGLILGVFGFLRVFIWNEATHIYGEHAIYIAITVGLTLVGIVMWGTLCGSMLPFALKKLGFDPATSSAPFVATLVDVTGLLLYFYIATLILHDKIL, from the coding sequence ATGTTTCAAGAAGCAAATATCTTATTAAATAATAAAAACTGGTTCAAACTCAGAACTGAATTAGTTGCTACGCACCCAAGCCAGATTGCTGAATTTATTGAAACACTTGAACCTGAACAACAAGTAATTGTATTTAGAATTTTGCCAGTAAAAATTGCGGCACGTACATTTGAGCATATTGAATTAGAAACACAACAAAGTTTACTCAAATCTTTAGGACAAGTAAAAATGGCAGACATCTTAAATAATATGTCGCCAGATGACAGAACACAACTATTAGAAGAACTACCATCACACATACTTAAAAAAACGCTCAATCTATTATCAGATGAAGAAAGAAAGGTAGCATCAAGCTTGTTAGGCTATCCAGAAAATTCAGTTGGTAGAATGATGACACCATATTATGTTGCAATCAAATTAGATTGGACAGTAGAACGTGTGTTAGAACACATCAGAAGATATGGCAAAAGGAGCGAAACCGTAAATATGCTATATGTTGTTGATGACAAAGGAAAATTAATTGATGACATTAGAATTGGGCATGTTTTATTTGCTGATCCACAAACATTAATTGCAGATTTAATAGACCAAAGATTTGTCTATGTAACAGTAACTGATGATATAGAATCAGTGATTACACTTTTTAAACAATATGACAGACAAGCACTTCCTGTGCTCACACATGATAAAACATTAGTAGGCATCATTACATTTGATGACGTGATGGATGTGGAAGAAGAAGAAAACACAGAAGACATGCAAAAATTTGGTGGTATGGATTCATTAGAATTACCATACATAGAAACACCACTTTTGGAAATGGTAAAAAAGAGAGCTGGATGGCTTACCTTATTATTCTTGGGCGAATTACTAACAGCATCTGCCATGTCGCATTTTGAAGAAGATATTGCAAAAGCAGTTGTGTTGGCATTATTTGTTCCATTAATTATCTCAAGTGGTGGCAATTCAGGCTCACAAGCAGCCACACTGATTATACGTTCATTAGCAATTGCAGAAATTACACTCAAAGATTGGTGGTATGTAATGCGCCGTGAATTTTTATCAGGATTAATTCTTGGATTAATTTTGGGTGTATTTGGATTTCTCAGAGTATTTATTTGGAATGAAGCAACACATATTTATGGCGAACATGCAATATATATTGCCATTACTGTTGGCTTAACACTTGTTGGAATTGTAATGTGGGGAACTTTGTGTGGCTCCATGTTACCATTTGCACTTAAAAAATTA
- a CDS encoding response regulator transcription factor, with translation MTQQQYKILLVEDDNNLGFVIKDNLEEKNYNVVHCVNGVDAEREIYKQDFDMYILDVMLPKKDGFTLASEIREKGNNTPIIFLTAKEMQEDKLKGLSIGADDYMTKPFNFEELILRMEAIFRRIKQPEETSRVYKFGKCTLDANDLKLTIATKEKSLTKKETALLEQLAININQPIRREILLNKIWKDDSYFAGRSMDVYITKLRKYLSDDNTVEIQNTHGVGFKLITTA, from the coding sequence ATGACACAACAACAATATAAAATATTATTAGTAGAAGATGACAACAATCTAGGATTTGTAATCAAAGACAACTTAGAAGAAAAAAACTACAATGTAGTACATTGTGTGAATGGCGTAGATGCAGAGCGTGAAATATACAAGCAAGATTTTGATATGTATATCTTAGATGTCATGTTGCCAAAAAAAGATGGATTCACGCTCGCATCAGAAATCAGAGAGAAAGGCAACAACACACCTATTATTTTTCTTACTGCAAAAGAAATGCAAGAAGACAAACTAAAAGGCTTGAGCATAGGTGCTGATGACTATATGACAAAACCATTCAATTTCGAAGAATTGATACTTAGAATGGAAGCTATTTTTAGAAGAATAAAACAACCAGAAGAAACAAGTAGAGTCTATAAATTTGGAAAATGCACACTTGATGCAAATGATTTGAAACTTACAATTGCAACAAAAGAAAAATCACTCACCAAGAAAGAAACAGCACTTTTAGAACAATTGGCAATAAACATCAACCAACCAATTAGAAGAGAAATTTTACTCAATAAAATTTGGAAAGATGACAGTTATTTTGCCGGAAGAAGTATGGATGTTTATATAACCAAACTAAGAAAATATTTAAGTGATGACAATACAGTTGAAATACAAAATACGCATGGAGTTGGTTTTAAATTAATTACAACAGCCTAA